The Salvelinus namaycush isolate Seneca chromosome 1, SaNama_1.0, whole genome shotgun sequence genome has a window encoding:
- the nol6 gene encoding nucleolar protein 6 produces MKATAEEQMEQPESSHDEGPTRAKRGKPEVVQDGFPRPVKLSRGDLYKPPTADELNQLKEAESLFHCSLLKMQMEELLKEVSLSERRKQLIDSFVQSVTEQLQTVPQTSEMELSDLSWLSGGVKVPFVLVPKATKGKFHMAPPISVTIMGSYPLGTCTKPGISVDLSVAIPADVLHPKDALNQRYPRKRAIYLAGLAQHLAASPAIGAMRYSCLHGNRLRPILLLSPPGKDSSSFTLRLHACPPPGFFKPSRFHPQRNNIRTDWYTGLGSSQPATSEPPTPHYNSSVLGDMLPRAHLQFLTAVSSQCAAFAEGVALLKVWLRQRELDQGVGCFSGFLGSMLLAYLLSCHRVSNTMTAYQLLRNSLHFLAFNDLTENGITLAKGPDSTAPSLAEFHTAFQVVFVDPSGHLNMCADMTACTYKQVQHEASLSLQFWDDPTVDGFHALLMTPKPMIRTSDHVFQLCELVKLQSCCKKLNLLSELMDHSGNYVLTALPFILSLLQRGLGQRVRLLTHSLTPDPEWPVESDAPKHSAQPPLSFGLLLNPEQAASVLERGPPADSPKAEEFRQLWGSRSELRRFQDGDITEAVVWDGETTCQKRLVPRQLITHLLQLHADIPESCVRYIGGMLDDVINVGHEVCSTGEEESLKVVQSYDDLSRKLWRLEGLPLSITSVQGAHPALRYTQVFPPVPLKLDYSFFDREKLSRSLVPHEVKPCPVYITPVKVICHMEGSGKWPRDRVAIRHIKAAFHISLGELLTQHHQYTCQPSPTHLDVWKDGLVFRIQVAYHREPQVLRESVSPEGLLIVRDNAEAQALEMATMQRPLLTSTLHGLQQLHPCFGAVCRLAKRWLGAQLFSDDITEDTADLLVASLFLQPAPFTPPGSPQVGFLRFLHLLSSFDWRNNPLVVNLNSQLTAADYTEIKNDFIASRESLPVMFMATPNDKKVSIWTKQAPTVQMLQRVVMVAAESLKILEPQLMDTSQIQDVRVVMRPPLDPYDVLIHLSPKQVPLLSQAVDPPHATFSRGILAGRVANTGGALPVIDFNPVTHYLAELRDAFGDLALFFYDPYGGTVIAVLWKPKAFSPLPFKTSQMVARRVEVSGEEAHTVPNVEAILEDFRVMGQGLVKSVEPRTERWVV; encoded by the exons ATGAAAGCAACAGCCGAGGAGCAG ATGGAGCAACCAGAGTCTTCACACGATGAGGGCCCGACCAGGGCCAAAAGGGGTAAGCCCGAGGTGGTCCAGGACGGGTTCCCCCGTCCCGTGAAGCTGTCGCGCGGTGACCTCTACAAACCTCCCACCGCAGATGAACTAAACCAGCTCAAGGAGGCCGAGAGCCTGTTCCACTGCAGCCTGCTCAAGATGCAG ATGGAGGAGCTGCTAAAGGAGGTTTCCCTGAGTGAGCGCAGGAAGCAGCTGATTGACTCTTTTGTCCAGAGTGTCACTGAGCAGCTCCAGACTGTACCACAGACTTCTGAAATGGAG CTAAGTGACTTGTCATGGTTGTCAGGAGGGGTGAAGGTCCCCTTTGTCTTGGTGCCAAAGGCAACCAAGGGCAAGTTTCACATGGCACCGCCCATATCTGTTACCATCATGGGCAGCTACCCACTGGGCACCTGCACCAAACCAGGCATTTCCGTTGATCTGTCAGTCGCTATTCCTGCT GATGTCCTGCACCCTAAAGATGCCCTAAACCAGAGGTACCCACGGAAGAGGGCGATTTACCTGGCAGGACTGGCACAACATCTTGCCGCCTCTCCCGCCATCGGGGCCATGCGGTACTCATGTCTCCATGGCAATCGCCTCCGTCCTATCCTGTTGCTCTCCCCTCCAG GCAAAGACTCCTCCAGCTTCACCTTGCGACTCCACGCCTGCCCTCCACCGGGCTTCTTCAAGCCCAGCCGCTTCCACCCCCAGAGGAACAACATCCGCACCGACTGGTATACTGGCCTGGGGAGCTCTCAGCCAG CGACGAGTGAGCCGCCCACTCCCCACTACAACAgctctgttcttggggacatgCTCCCCAGGGCCCACCTGCAGTTCCTGACCGCTGTGAGCTCCCAGTGTGCCGCCTTTGCAGAGGGAGTGGCCCTGCTCAAAGTGTGGCTCAGACAGAGGGAGCTGGACCAG gGTGTTGGGTGTTTCAGTGGATTCCTGGGCTCCATGCTGCTGGCCTACCTCCTCTCCTGCCACAGAGTCAGCAACACCATGACAGCCTACCAGCTGCTCCGCAACAGCCTGCATTTCCTGG CTTTCAACGACCTGACAGAGAATGGAATTACGCTAGCCAAAGGCCCAGATTCAACAGCG CCCTCTCTCGCCGAGTTCCACACTGCTTTCCAGGTTGTTTTTGTCGACCCCTCTGGACACCTCAACATGTGTGCTGACATGACAGCCTGCACCTACAAACAG GTGCAGCATGAGGCTTCTCTGTCGCTGCAGTTTTGGGATGACCCCACCGTGGATGGATTCCATGCCCTACTCATGACCCCCAAACCCATGATCAGGACCAGTGACCATGTCTTCCA gctgtgtgagCTGGTCAAGCTGCAGTCCTGCTGTAAGAAACTCAACCTCCTCAGTGAACTCATGGACCACAGTGGAAACTACGTCCTCACCGCACTCCCCTTTATCCTCTCCCTCCTGCAACGAGGACTGGGCCAAAGAGTCCGCCTCCTCACCCACtcactgacccctgaccctgag TGGCCGGTGGAGAGTGATGCTCCGAAGCACAGCGCCCAGCCACCCCTGTCCTTTGGCCTGCTGCTCAACCCAGAACAGGCGGCCTCTGTACTGGAGAGAGGACCCCCAGCCGATAGTCCAAag gcTGAGGAGTTCAGGCAGCTGTGGGGGTCTCGCTCTGAGCTGCGTCGGTTCCAGGACGGTGACATCACAGAGGCTGTGGTGTGGGATGGAGAGACCACCTGTCAGAAGAGACTGGTCCCACGCCAGCTCATCACACACCTGCTGCAGCT TCATGCAGATATACCAGAATCCTGTGTGAGATACATTGGAGGGATGCTGGATGATGTCATCAACGTGGGGCACGAG GTGTGCAgtactggtgaggaggagagtcTGAAGGTGGTTCAGTCATATGATGATCTAAGCAGGAAGCTGTGGAGGCTGGAGGGGCTTCCCTTGTCCATCACTTCAGTGCAGGGGGCCCACCCAGCCCTCCGCTACACCCAG GTGTTCCCCCCAGTGCCCCTGAAGCTGGACTACTCATTCTTTGACAGAGAGAAGTTGTCCCGGTCACTGGTACCCCATGAGGTCAAACCTTGCCCTGTGTACATCACCCCTGTCAAAG TGATCTGCCACATGGAGGGCAGTGGGAAGTGGCCTCGTGACAGAGTGGCCATCCGCCACATTAAAGCAGCCTTCCACATCAGCCTGGGAGAACTGTTAACCCAACACCACCAATACACCTGCCAGCCCAGTCCCACACACCTGGATGTGTGGAAG gatgGCTTGGTGTTCAGGATCCAGGTAGCGTACCACCGGGAGCCTCAGGTCCTGAGGGAGAGTGTTAGTCCAGAGGGGCTGCTCATCGTCAGGGACAACGCGGAGGCTCAGGCCCTGGAGATGGCCACCATGCAGCGGCCCCTACTCACCAGTACCCTGCACGG GCTCCAGCAGCTTCACCCATGCTTCGGGGCTGTGTGTCGCCTGGCCAAGCGCTGGCTGGGAGCGCAGCTCTTTAgcgatgacatcacagaggacaCTGCTGACCTGCTGGTGGCGTCCCTCTTCCTGCAGCCGGCCCCCTTCACTCCTCCAGG gtcTCCTCAGGTAGGTTTCCTTCGCTTTCTCCACCTACTCTCCTCCTTCGATTGGAGAAATAACCCCCTGGTTGTCAACCTCAACAGCCAGCTCACTG CTGCTGACTACACTGAGATCAAGAATGACTTCATAGCCTCCAGAGAGTCTCTGCCTGTTATGTTCATGGCCACACCCAACGACAAGAAAGTCTCCATTTGGACCAAGCAGGCTCCCACTGTGCAG ATGTTGCAGCGTGTGGTGATGGTGGCTGCAGAGAGCCTGAAGATCCTAGAACCTCAGCTGATGGACACCAGCCAGATACAGGATGTCAgg gtggTCATGCGGCCTCCATTGGATCCCTATgatgtcctgatccacctgagccCCAAGCAGGTGCCCTTACTGAGCCAGGCAGTGGACCCGCCTCATGCCACCTTCAGCAGGGGCATCCTGGCTGGCAGAGTGGCCAACACGGGAGGGGCACTACCCGTCATCGACTTCAACCCCGTCACCCACTACCTGGCAGAGCTCAGG GATGCATTTGGAGACCTGGCTCTGTTCTTCTATGACCCCTATGGCGGCACTGTGATCGCGGTGCTATGGAAACCCAAAGCCTTCAGCCCACTGCCGTTCAAG ACCTCCCAGATGGTGGCTCGTCGTGTGGAGGTGAGTGGGGAGGAGGCTCACACTGTCCCCAACGTGGAGGCCATCCTGGAGGATTTCAGGGTCATGGGCCAGGGCCTGGTGAAGTCGGTGGAGCCAAGGACGGAGAGATGGGTGGTGTAG